From Thermogladius calderae 1633, a single genomic window includes:
- a CDS encoding sulfide/dihydroorotate dehydrogenase-like FAD/NAD-binding protein — MFRVTMKEDLNDQDYYLEVEAPHVTKHWKPGQFVIIMTHEKGERVPLSVATINGGRVGMFIKKLGKTSVELYREFRVGSSLYAVSGPLGKPLKLEDYGTVVLASDAVCGHAEQLGLAQELAKLGNKVISIQTFKTEKEVYPEKYLTTKYADEHYITTLDGTAGYKGHYIDLLRELVARREVKAVFAGGALASLKKLAEATAGLDAKVYALVRTIMVDGTGMCGSCRVRYNGVIAYACRDGPWFDARLVDWDDVLRRDARFKKIEKIALEKYLAR; from the coding sequence ATGTTCCGTGTGACAATGAAGGAAGACCTGAACGACCAGGACTACTACCTAGAGGTAGAGGCCCCCCACGTCACCAAGCACTGGAAGCCAGGCCAGTTCGTGATAATCATGACCCACGAGAAGGGGGAGCGCGTCCCCTTATCGGTCGCAACAATTAACGGTGGCAGGGTGGGGATGTTCATTAAGAAGCTCGGGAAGACCTCGGTTGAGCTCTACAGAGAGTTCAGGGTGGGGAGCTCGCTGTACGCTGTATCAGGCCCTCTGGGTAAGCCCCTGAAGCTGGAGGACTACGGGACAGTGGTGCTGGCGTCCGACGCTGTCTGCGGCCACGCCGAGCAGCTTGGTCTAGCCCAGGAGCTCGCCAAGCTGGGTAACAAGGTGATATCGATCCAGACCTTCAAGACAGAGAAGGAGGTGTACCCGGAGAAGTACTTGACTACGAAGTACGCCGACGAGCACTACATAACGACGCTAGACGGTACTGCCGGGTATAAGGGGCACTACATCGACTTACTGAGGGAGCTCGTGGCCCGCAGAGAGGTTAAGGCCGTCTTCGCCGGGGGCGCGCTGGCCAGCCTCAAGAAGCTCGCAGAGGCAACGGCGGGGCTGGACGCGAAGGTCTACGCTCTCGTTAGGACGATAATGGTGGACGGGACGGGGATGTGCGGGTCTTGTAGGGTCAGGTACAACGGCGTGATAGCCTACGCGTGCCGGGACGGCCCCTGGTTCGACGCCAGGCTGGTCGACTGGGACGACGTCCTGAGGAGAGACGCAAGGTTCAAGAAGATCGAGAAGATCGCACTGGAGAAGTACCTGGCCAGGTGA
- a CDS encoding MFS transporter, which translates to MRRTLLVFLLLSLVSLMADVVYEGGRSVSGAFLEFLKTPQVMVGLIGLGEFVGTLLRFLSGLLATYIGSSAALWALTVTGYAVTCLSIPLLAFATSWGQAVLLYTVDRVGKGLRTPARDVILSEVAEPLGVGKGFGVHELLDQLGAFAGPLIVVAGLSLGGYPLAFSLLFVPGVFAIALVVTSAFLYPRVRSVVKRSVRAGMRELGSRFWLYTASISFLGLGFIHWSVASYLYKTWGLMSDVEVGLAYTAAMLVDAVVAVPLGVLYDKHSLKTLLVLPALSTLFAFLLSTRLRVLALASSLAWGIVMSGEESIVRAGLVGVVDRGLRPLAYGLLSVFFGLSWMVGGFVALVLAASSPSLVAVFSLFSNTVSAVLLLRLVRPESRG; encoded by the coding sequence TTGAGAAGGACTCTACTGGTCTTCCTTTTGCTGAGCCTAGTGTCTCTAATGGCCGACGTGGTCTACGAGGGTGGTAGGAGCGTCAGCGGGGCCTTCCTAGAGTTTTTGAAGACACCGCAGGTCATGGTCGGCTTAATTGGTCTAGGCGAGTTCGTGGGGACGCTGCTCAGGTTCCTCAGCGGACTCCTGGCCACCTACATAGGCTCCTCGGCCGCGCTGTGGGCTCTAACGGTGACGGGCTACGCTGTGACCTGCCTGAGCATACCCCTCCTCGCCTTTGCCACCTCGTGGGGGCAGGCTGTGCTCCTCTACACCGTGGACAGGGTGGGTAAAGGGCTGAGGACGCCTGCCAGGGACGTGATACTCTCCGAGGTAGCGGAGCCGTTAGGGGTCGGGAAGGGGTTCGGAGTACACGAGCTCCTCGACCAGCTAGGCGCCTTCGCCGGCCCCCTAATAGTGGTGGCGGGCCTGAGTCTCGGCGGCTACCCTCTAGCCTTCAGCCTCCTGTTTGTCCCAGGCGTATTCGCGATAGCGCTAGTGGTAACCTCGGCGTTTCTCTACCCTAGAGTGAGGAGTGTAGTGAAGAGGAGTGTAAGGGCGGGTATGAGGGAGCTCGGCTCGAGGTTCTGGCTCTACACCGCCTCGATCAGCTTCCTCGGCCTGGGCTTCATACACTGGTCGGTTGCGTCCTACCTCTACAAGACGTGGGGCCTCATGAGCGACGTGGAGGTGGGGCTAGCCTACACTGCCGCCATGCTCGTCGACGCCGTTGTCGCCGTCCCTCTCGGGGTCCTCTACGACAAGCACTCGTTGAAGACCCTCCTAGTACTCCCAGCGCTCTCGACATTGTTCGCGTTCCTCCTCTCCACGAGGCTCAGGGTACTAGCCCTAGCGTCCTCACTAGCTTGGGGTATCGTAATGAGCGGCGAGGAGAGCATTGTGAGAGCAGGGCTGGTCGGGGTTGTGGACAGGGGTCTTAGACCCCTGGCCTACGGGCTACTCAGCGTGTTCTTCGGGCTCTCCTGGATGGTCGGCGGCTTCGTCGCACTCGTACTCGCCGCCTCCTCCCCGAGCCTAGTGGCGGTCTTCAGCCTCTTCTCGAACACCGTTTCAGCAGTCCTGCTACTCCGTCTCGTCCGGCCCGAGAGCCGGGGGTGA
- a CDS encoding glycosyltransferase family 4 protein, translating into MNFASIMYQSSASKGQELVAERMVKFAKRLGLEAWYITSIYHDGNPVVSEREAELTGKNYVVYSEDPAIKLPTIRVASYKTTWPPRRIVFRDFVTVLINIDRELGLDFVVTHSTLWNGPEETARWVLWKKLMRSLGERIPPTVMGHMSHYQPPDPLRYSLVERTYRMAWNTTAFPFIFKASSMVLVLTPLEAEEMVTMGAPPDSIHLFPGGLDDDFAELVDRADTRSFREKYGIPEDAKVVAYLGTVEYRKNPLAVAKIARHFKDRRDVFFVIAGRPGDQWEEVKRTVRGLKNIVLTGELKDEEKAALVKTSYLNIIMSRMEGFGLTQLEFMYGGVPVVTSAVYGQKWLVRNGVDGVHVNGPDDVNGAASAVDALLKDEERWKEMSRNARERARGFLFSKLMRELVDRARAALGK; encoded by the coding sequence ATGAACTTCGCGAGCATAATGTACCAGTCCTCTGCGAGCAAGGGCCAGGAGCTGGTCGCGGAGCGAATGGTCAAGTTCGCGAAGAGGCTCGGCCTGGAGGCGTGGTACATCACTAGCATATACCACGACGGCAACCCTGTGGTTAGCGAGAGAGAGGCAGAGCTGACCGGTAAGAACTACGTGGTGTACAGCGAGGACCCCGCGATAAAGCTCCCGACTATTAGAGTGGCGAGCTACAAGACGACCTGGCCCCCGAGGAGGATAGTGTTCAGGGACTTCGTCACGGTACTCATCAACATAGACAGGGAGCTGGGCCTCGACTTCGTTGTGACTCACTCGACTCTCTGGAACGGGCCGGAGGAGACTGCCAGGTGGGTCCTCTGGAAGAAGCTCATGAGGAGCCTGGGCGAGAGAATACCCCCGACAGTAATGGGGCACATGAGCCACTACCAGCCCCCCGACCCCCTTAGGTACTCTCTCGTAGAGAGGACTTACAGGATGGCCTGGAACACTACAGCGTTCCCGTTCATCTTCAAGGCCAGCTCTATGGTCTTAGTCCTCACTCCCCTTGAAGCGGAGGAGATGGTCACTATGGGCGCTCCACCGGACTCCATCCACTTGTTCCCAGGAGGCCTCGACGACGACTTCGCGGAGCTTGTAGACAGGGCTGACACGAGGTCTTTCAGGGAGAAGTACGGGATACCCGAGGACGCTAAAGTGGTCGCCTACCTGGGGACTGTCGAGTACAGGAAGAACCCCCTTGCCGTTGCGAAGATCGCGAGGCACTTCAAGGACAGGCGGGACGTCTTCTTCGTGATAGCTGGTAGACCCGGAGACCAGTGGGAGGAGGTGAAGAGGACTGTGAGAGGCCTGAAGAACATAGTGTTGACTGGGGAGCTGAAGGACGAGGAGAAGGCGGCTCTGGTCAAGACCTCGTACCTGAACATCATAATGTCGCGGATGGAGGGCTTCGGTCTTACACAGCTCGAGTTCATGTACGGTGGGGTCCCGGTGGTGACCTCGGCGGTCTACGGGCAGAAGTGGTTGGTGAGGAACGGGGTAGACGGTGTGCACGTCAACGGCCCCGACGACGTGAACGGCGCGGCGAGCGCTGTAGACGCGCTGTTGAAAGACGAGGAGAGGTGGAAGGAGATGTCGAGAAACGCCCGCGAGAGGGCCCGCGGCTTCCTCTTCAGCAAGCTTATGAGAGAGCTCGTAGATAGGGCCAGGGCTGCCCTTGGCAAGTAG
- a CDS encoding trehalose-phosphatase: MEALIFDYDGTLSPIDAPRERAFPSRELASVLEGLSKKFLLGVATSKDYWFVKERAPWARILGLVTGLEIVAGDYYLLAREVVERGRSEGLERLLHMYPWEKCVFVEEKRSLEKRLLGVSIDYRACGSEPEGLGSFLDEAEKSGLYVLSYRGSPFVDVYAARPDKSRVIDVARRLLGVGRVYYFGDSENDVPAFEKADVKVLVLHEYNRHMVRVLSFDYIVEFKDLHRWLMGVLLH; this comes from the coding sequence ATGGAGGCGTTGATTTTCGACTATGACGGTACTCTCAGCCCCATTGACGCCCCGAGGGAGAGGGCCTTCCCCTCCCGCGAGCTCGCGTCCGTGCTGGAGGGATTATCTAAGAAGTTTCTCCTCGGTGTCGCGACCAGCAAGGACTACTGGTTTGTGAAGGAGAGGGCGCCGTGGGCCAGAATACTGGGCTTGGTCACCGGGCTCGAGATTGTGGCTGGCGACTACTACCTGCTTGCGAGGGAGGTGGTTGAGAGGGGGAGATCGGAGGGGCTCGAGAGGCTCTTGCACATGTACCCTTGGGAGAAGTGCGTCTTCGTTGAGGAGAAGAGGTCGCTGGAGAAGAGGCTACTGGGGGTCTCCATAGACTACAGGGCCTGCGGTAGCGAGCCCGAGGGGCTGGGCTCGTTCCTCGACGAGGCCGAGAAGAGCGGGCTGTACGTGCTGAGCTACCGGGGCAGCCCGTTTGTCGACGTCTACGCGGCGAGGCCCGACAAGTCGAGGGTTATAGACGTGGCACGGAGGCTCTTGGGGGTCGGGAGGGTGTACTACTTCGGCGACAGCGAGAACGACGTACCAGCCTTCGAGAAGGCGGACGTGAAGGTTCTCGTCCTCCACGAGTACAACCGGCACATGGTTAGAGTTTTAAGTTTCGACTACATAGTCGAGTTCAAGGACTTACACAGGTGGCTTATGGGTGTTCTTCTCCACTAG
- a CDS encoding radical SAM protein produces MKTTRVWGGRTLVYVDDLPLFGHIAFGVLDRGTNVLQVRATTLCPYNCVYCSVDAGPYSRRRLSEFVVDADWLLDWARLAYRLKNGEVVEALLDGVGEPPTHPEIARVVEELKGFVPRVAMETRGFTLTRQLVDRLWDAGLDRLNVSVDTLDPVKARWLTGVPWYRVEKVVEVVEYTVRETGVDVMLAPVWIPGVNDEDIVGVIEWGLRIGVGKRFPGFGVQKYEAHKYGRKVPGAREPSWREFYDYIHALEERFGVVLDYRKIDMGFRRAPRIPLIYRRGEVVDLHVRLPGWLRGEAIAVDPEERVVVTLVGVEDYTPRKVRARVVENQDGIYIAKPLD; encoded by the coding sequence TTGAAGACGACCAGAGTGTGGGGCGGCAGGACCCTAGTCTACGTTGACGACCTCCCGCTCTTCGGGCACATAGCATTCGGCGTCTTGGACAGGGGGACTAACGTACTCCAGGTCAGGGCCACGACCCTCTGCCCCTACAACTGCGTCTACTGTAGCGTCGACGCGGGCCCCTACTCGAGGAGGAGGCTGAGCGAGTTCGTGGTCGACGCCGACTGGTTACTGGACTGGGCGAGACTAGCGTACAGGCTGAAGAACGGGGAGGTGGTCGAGGCGTTGCTCGACGGGGTGGGGGAGCCCCCGACGCACCCGGAGATAGCCCGGGTAGTGGAGGAGCTGAAGGGGTTCGTGCCCAGGGTGGCGATGGAGACGAGGGGTTTCACGCTCACTAGACAGCTCGTGGACAGGCTCTGGGACGCGGGGCTCGACAGGCTCAACGTGAGCGTCGACACGCTGGACCCTGTGAAGGCGAGGTGGCTGACAGGAGTCCCCTGGTACAGGGTCGAAAAGGTCGTGGAAGTAGTGGAGTACACGGTGAGGGAGACCGGGGTAGACGTCATGCTCGCGCCCGTCTGGATACCGGGGGTCAACGACGAGGACATCGTCGGGGTAATAGAGTGGGGTCTCAGAATAGGCGTCGGGAAGAGGTTCCCCGGGTTCGGGGTCCAGAAGTACGAGGCCCACAAGTACGGGAGGAAGGTCCCCGGGGCTAGGGAGCCCTCCTGGAGAGAGTTCTACGACTACATCCACGCCCTTGAGGAGAGGTTCGGAGTGGTCCTCGACTACAGGAAGATAGACATGGGGTTCAGGAGAGCCCCGAGGATACCGCTGATCTACAGGAGGGGCGAGGTCGTCGACCTCCACGTGAGGCTACCCGGCTGGCTAAGAGGGGAGGCGATCGCCGTCGACCCCGAGGAGAGGGTGGTCGTCACGTTGGTCGGCGTCGAAGACTATACCCCGAGGAAGGTCAGGGCCAGAGTCGTCGAGAACCAGGACGGGATCTACATTGCCAAGCCGCTGGACTAG
- a CDS encoding rhomboid family intramembrane serine protease — protein sequence MVIPGGSYRRGPPPYLTIGLIAANTAVYVYTSYQNYLLESSAWSIYSLGFTPYLLFSSPVQGLIRVFTAMFTHADILHIFFNMYFLYLFGYSVENYLGRLRYLLVYFASGVVASLFHTAFSSVSNWGLLMTPAVGASGAISGVLGAYLILFPNTKMSMCTILVILPVCFPVASYVFMILWFALQVIYGYFTATTIATFAHVGGFLTGILGTWLIARRLTKQYQQTTGMSLADILGSLGIILRGRRGLGRVAKGVLVALILAVVAGYLYGALGSVLAGPQTYVLSVSADGVGDKVLMVLQGGAVYVTTSQVDEVRVLINRLRDTFFYDPGSANNTRVVQESYATQVSGVSVPVELNAEVTYGYSGVLENATGVMLSRVVNVNPYTGVGRLGPSIQISFNISAAEVNWAVGVLALDVLAIAVSSATVMAVLRSDEASAIGEELDLLPFA from the coding sequence ATGGTTATACCAGGGGGCAGCTACAGGAGGGGCCCGCCCCCCTACCTTACCATAGGGCTGATCGCCGCGAACACGGCTGTCTACGTCTACACCAGTTATCAAAACTACCTTTTGGAGTCCTCGGCGTGGTCTATCTACAGCTTGGGGTTCACCCCCTACCTGCTCTTCTCCAGCCCTGTCCAGGGGCTCATCAGGGTCTTCACAGCGATGTTCACCCACGCGGACATACTACACATATTCTTCAACATGTACTTCCTCTACTTGTTCGGCTACAGCGTGGAGAACTACCTGGGCAGGCTCAGGTACCTCCTCGTCTACTTCGCCTCCGGGGTCGTCGCAAGCCTCTTCCACACCGCCTTCTCCTCCGTGTCGAACTGGGGTCTACTCATGACGCCCGCTGTTGGGGCTAGCGGGGCGATATCAGGTGTCCTGGGCGCGTACCTCATACTCTTCCCCAACACCAAGATGAGCATGTGCACGATACTCGTCATCCTCCCCGTGTGCTTCCCAGTGGCTTCCTACGTCTTCATGATACTCTGGTTCGCCCTCCAGGTGATATACGGGTACTTCACAGCGACCACCATAGCCACCTTCGCCCACGTAGGGGGCTTCCTGACGGGTATACTGGGCACGTGGCTCATAGCGCGGAGGCTCACGAAGCAGTACCAGCAGACTACCGGGATGTCTCTAGCAGACATACTAGGCTCGCTAGGGATAATACTCAGGGGTAGGAGGGGCCTGGGTAGGGTAGCGAAAGGCGTCCTAGTGGCGCTCATACTCGCTGTCGTAGCAGGCTACCTCTACGGTGCTCTAGGGTCGGTCTTAGCAGGGCCCCAGACCTACGTCTTGAGCGTGAGCGCCGACGGTGTCGGCGACAAGGTCTTGATGGTCCTCCAGGGCGGGGCGGTCTACGTGACGACGAGCCAGGTGGACGAGGTCAGGGTCTTGATCAACAGGCTACGAGACACGTTCTTCTACGACCCTGGCTCGGCTAACAACACTAGGGTAGTACAGGAGTCGTACGCCACGCAGGTCTCGGGCGTCTCTGTACCGGTCGAGCTTAATGCCGAGGTCACTTACGGCTACAGTGGTGTACTCGAGAACGCGACCGGCGTAATGCTGTCACGTGTAGTCAACGTCAACCCCTACACCGGGGTCGGGCGGCTGGGGCCTAGTATACAGATATCCTTCAACATCAGCGCTGCCGAGGTGAACTGGGCCGTGGGCGTCCTAGCCCTGGACGTCCTGGCGATCGCAGTCTCGTCTGCCACTGTTATGGCCGTACTGAGGTCTGACGAAGCCTCGGCGATAGGCGAGGAGCTCGACTTACTGCCCTTCGCCTAG
- a CDS encoding V-type ATP synthase subunit D translates to MSTQLIKISRPTKLELIRLRKRLSLARRYYNILKDRESFLLQTFRETLIKLVEERRRLNKLLSEALASYYTAMSIHGWRAVEAQTVAVKGDVYLNARYKNILGVWTFTYEPSTRLEPQPDLLPELASLQAVRNNILESVARVVEYEKTLVNIGAEISRLKRVVNMLEKVYIPRLERTIRYLSMKFDEAYREETIRAIKVKRMLETRAAPST, encoded by the coding sequence GTGAGCACGCAGTTAATCAAGATCAGCAGGCCCACGAAGCTGGAGCTTATTAGGCTGAGGAAGAGGCTATCCCTGGCGAGGAGGTACTACAACATACTCAAGGACAGGGAGTCCTTCCTACTCCAGACCTTCCGCGAGACCCTCATCAAGCTCGTGGAGGAGAGGAGGAGGTTGAACAAGCTCCTCTCCGAGGCCCTGGCTTCCTACTACACGGCCATGTCTATCCACGGTTGGCGGGCTGTTGAGGCCCAGACAGTAGCCGTAAAGGGGGATGTCTACTTGAACGCGAGGTACAAGAACATACTGGGGGTTTGGACGTTCACCTACGAGCCCTCTACTCGACTGGAGCCCCAGCCCGACTTGTTGCCCGAGCTGGCCTCTCTACAAGCTGTGAGGAACAACATATTGGAGTCCGTGGCCAGGGTCGTGGAGTACGAGAAGACACTAGTGAACATCGGGGCGGAGATCTCCAGGCTCAAGCGGGTGGTCAACATGCTGGAGAAAGTCTACATCCCACGCCTCGAGAGGACTATAAGGTACCTATCGATGAAGTTCGACGAGGCCTACAGAGAGGAGACTATAAGGGCTATAAAGGTCAAGAGAATGCTCGAGACCCGGGCGGCCCCTTCAACGTAG
- a CDS encoding V-type ATP synthase subunit B — MPLYVRETRQITGAKGSLVFVKSLPKVAYGELVEIDVEGETRLGQVVDISQEITVVQVFGSSLGITPGKTTVRLRGETLKIPVSTDMLGRIFNGLGKPIDGGPEILPEDYLDIHGDPLNPALRMPPSEFIETGISVIDGMLTLVRGQKLPIFSGSGLPHNKIAMQIVRQASVKGSGESFAVVFGAVGVTFEEAMYFINELKGMGAIDRTVAFLAPASAPPVEKLALPRVALTTAEYLAWRQDMHVLAILTDMTNYCESLKEISAAREEVPGRRGYPGYMYTDLATMYERAGRVEGKKGSVTIMPILTMPDDDITHPIPDLTGYITEGQIVLSRDLWRKGIYPPVDVFLSLSRMMKEGIGPGKTREDHHQVFSQLMSAYAEGQRLREIIAIVGVESLSEKDKKYLEFADEFELKFINQGETERRSIEETLDLAWDLLAILPEEELKIRDEFVKKYHPKYRVSR, encoded by the coding sequence ATGCCCCTCTACGTCAGGGAGACTAGGCAGATAACCGGCGCAAAGGGGTCGCTGGTCTTCGTCAAGTCGCTACCCAAGGTGGCCTACGGCGAGCTAGTCGAGATCGACGTAGAGGGAGAAACGAGGCTGGGGCAGGTCGTTGACATAAGCCAGGAGATCACGGTCGTACAGGTGTTCGGCTCCTCCCTGGGGATAACGCCGGGTAAGACGACCGTCCGGCTGAGAGGCGAGACGCTCAAGATACCCGTGTCCACGGACATGCTGGGCAGGATATTCAACGGGCTGGGCAAGCCTATAGATGGGGGCCCGGAGATACTCCCCGAGGACTACCTTGACATACACGGCGACCCCTTGAACCCGGCTCTCAGGATGCCCCCGTCGGAGTTCATCGAGACGGGTATCTCGGTCATAGACGGCATGCTCACGCTGGTGAGGGGTCAGAAGCTCCCCATATTCTCCGGCTCCGGGCTACCACACAACAAGATTGCGATGCAAATAGTCAGGCAGGCGAGCGTGAAGGGCAGTGGCGAGAGCTTCGCAGTGGTCTTCGGTGCTGTGGGGGTCACGTTCGAGGAGGCGATGTACTTCATAAACGAGCTGAAAGGAATGGGCGCAATAGACAGGACTGTGGCGTTTCTGGCACCCGCCTCGGCGCCCCCCGTGGAGAAGCTCGCCTTACCACGCGTCGCGCTCACCACCGCGGAGTACCTGGCTTGGAGACAGGACATGCACGTCCTGGCGATCCTCACGGACATGACGAACTACTGCGAGAGCCTGAAGGAGATATCGGCTGCTAGAGAGGAGGTGCCTGGTAGGAGGGGCTACCCTGGCTACATGTACACTGACCTAGCCACGATGTACGAGAGGGCTGGTAGAGTGGAGGGGAAGAAGGGGAGCGTCACAATAATGCCGATCCTAACAATGCCCGACGACGACATAACACACCCGATACCAGACCTCACCGGGTACATCACCGAGGGCCAGATAGTCCTCTCGAGAGACCTGTGGAGGAAGGGCATCTACCCGCCAGTCGACGTGTTCCTATCCCTCTCGAGAATGATGAAGGAGGGTATAGGCCCCGGCAAAACCAGGGAGGACCACCACCAGGTGTTCTCCCAGTTGATGTCGGCTTATGCGGAGGGGCAGAGGCTCAGGGAGATAATCGCGATTGTCGGCGTCGAGTCCCTGAGCGAGAAGGACAAGAAGTACCTCGAGTTCGCCGACGAGTTCGAGCTGAAGTTCATAAACCAAGGCGAGACCGAGAGGAGGAGCATAGAGGAGACGCTCGACCTGGCCTGGGACTTGCTGGCAATACTCCCCGAAGAGGAGCTTAAGATCAGGGACGAGTTCGTGAAGAAGTACCACCCGAAGTACAGGGTGTCTAGGTGA
- a CDS encoding V-type ATP synthase subunit A, protein MPSRTGRIHRIAGPLVVATGIPSPMMYEVVYVGEEGLIGEVISVRGERAYIQVYEETTGLTVGERVEATGELLSAELGPGLIGTIYDGLQRPEVEIAKAVNDIFIKRGVRVNSLNRSTKWVFAADQRVRVGDKVEPGDTIGLVQETPIVTHKIMIPPGVSGTLTWRAGDGEYSVEDVVAVVESGDKKHEVKLYHRWPVRIPRPYKEKLPPSEPLTTGIRVIDLMFPIAKGGKAAVPGGFGTGKTVLLQSLAKWSYADIAIFVGCGERGNEMADALKSFLELHDVRRNRPMMERSIFIANTSNMPVAARETSVLLGVTLAEYFRDMGYDVLLVADSTSRWAEAMREISGRMEEMPGEEGFPAYLASRLAEFYERAGRVVALGRPERTGSVTIFGAVSPPGGDFSEPVVRNTLRYVQALYALDYDLATRRHFPAINWLMSYSLYVDYVKEYLDERSAGRWHETRNMFVKILQREAELLDIVRLVGPEALPEEDKLTLEVARMIREGFLQQYAYDPNDAFSPLEKGFLIMEAIRRFHEVALSLIKSNVPLFKIRELKSPYMVYKLKLYAPHEVEKVYNDYVQTLEVEVKKLTGG, encoded by the coding sequence TTGCCCTCCAGGACCGGTAGGATCCACAGGATAGCCGGACCCCTGGTGGTAGCGACCGGTATACCCTCCCCCATGATGTACGAGGTCGTCTACGTCGGCGAGGAGGGCCTGATCGGCGAGGTAATAAGCGTCAGGGGGGAGAGAGCCTACATCCAGGTCTACGAGGAGACGACCGGGCTAACGGTCGGCGAGCGAGTGGAGGCCACAGGCGAGCTCTTGTCGGCCGAGCTGGGCCCGGGTTTGATAGGCACTATCTACGACGGCCTCCAGAGGCCAGAGGTCGAGATCGCCAAAGCCGTGAACGACATCTTCATCAAGAGAGGAGTGAGGGTCAACTCGCTGAACAGGTCGACTAAATGGGTGTTCGCGGCCGACCAGAGGGTCAGGGTAGGCGACAAAGTGGAGCCCGGGGACACGATAGGCCTTGTACAGGAGACGCCGATCGTTACGCACAAGATCATGATTCCACCGGGGGTTAGCGGGACGCTGACCTGGAGAGCAGGCGACGGAGAGTACAGCGTAGAGGACGTTGTGGCAGTTGTGGAGTCGGGCGACAAGAAGCACGAGGTCAAGCTCTACCACAGGTGGCCTGTGAGAATACCCAGACCCTACAAGGAGAAGCTCCCGCCCTCCGAGCCCCTGACCACTGGTATCAGGGTTATAGACCTGATGTTCCCCATCGCGAAGGGCGGTAAAGCGGCTGTACCGGGCGGCTTCGGGACGGGCAAGACGGTCCTGCTACAGTCGCTAGCCAAGTGGTCCTACGCCGACATAGCAATCTTCGTCGGCTGCGGCGAGAGGGGCAACGAGATGGCGGACGCCCTAAAGAGCTTCCTAGAGCTCCACGACGTCAGGAGGAACAGGCCGATGATGGAGAGGTCCATCTTCATAGCCAACACTAGCAACATGCCGGTGGCCGCCCGTGAGACAAGCGTCCTGCTCGGGGTGACGCTCGCGGAGTACTTCAGGGACATGGGCTACGACGTGCTGCTTGTCGCGGACTCGACGAGCAGGTGGGCGGAGGCGATGAGGGAGATAAGCGGGAGAATGGAGGAGATGCCCGGCGAGGAGGGCTTCCCCGCTTACCTCGCCTCGAGGCTCGCCGAGTTCTACGAGAGGGCCGGCCGGGTCGTAGCCCTCGGTAGGCCGGAGAGGACGGGTAGCGTGACTATATTCGGCGCTGTCTCACCGCCGGGCGGCGACTTCAGCGAGCCCGTTGTAAGGAACACGCTCCGGTACGTCCAGGCCCTGTACGCTCTCGACTACGACCTGGCTACGAGGAGGCACTTCCCCGCTATAAACTGGCTGATGAGCTACAGCCTCTACGTAGACTACGTAAAGGAGTACCTCGACGAGCGCTCTGCTGGAAGGTGGCACGAGACGAGGAACATGTTCGTCAAGATTCTGCAGCGCGAGGCCGAGCTACTCGACATCGTCAGGCTGGTGGGGCCCGAGGCCCTACCCGAGGAGGACAAGCTCACGCTCGAGGTCGCGAGGATGATCAGGGAGGGCTTCCTCCAGCAGTACGCCTACGACCCCAACGACGCGTTCTCACCACTCGAGAAGGGGTTCCTGATCATGGAGGCGATAAGGAGGTTCCACGAGGTAGCCCTCTCGCTGATAAAGAGCAACGTGCCCCTGTTCAAGATCAGGGAGTTGAAGTCGCCCTACATGGTCTACAAGCTCAAGCTCTACGCTCCACACGAAGTAGAGAAAGTCTACAACGACTACGTACAGACCCTAGAGGTGGAGGTAAAGAAGCTTACGGGTGGTTGA
- a CDS encoding V-type ATP synthase subunit F, whose translation MSVEQRRLVVVSRKDHEHFYRLIGFKNVVVATKEEVWRLLSELKNDKHTAAILVEESLAREAGLDVLALNEKGFGPVVTLVPDKEVFLQSDPKAYYLKFASRIVGYQLGV comes from the coding sequence GTGTCGGTTGAGCAGAGAAGATTGGTGGTCGTCTCGAGGAAAGACCACGAGCACTTCTACAGGCTGATCGGTTTTAAGAACGTGGTCGTGGCGACTAAGGAGGAGGTGTGGAGATTATTAAGCGAGCTCAAAAACGACAAGCACACAGCTGCTATCCTTGTCGAGGAGTCTCTTGCCAGGGAAGCCGGGTTAGACGTCCTCGCCTTGAACGAGAAGGGGTTCGGGCCAGTGGTGACCCTCGTACCAGACAAAGAAGTTTTTCTCCAATCCGATCCAAAGGCATATTACTTAAAGTTTGCCTCACGAATAGTAGGGTATCAGCTGGGTGTTTAG